One Novosphingobium sp. G106 DNA segment encodes these proteins:
- a CDS encoding PEPxxWA-CTERM sorting domain-containing protein, with amino-acid sequence MRGFVTAFWAIVGLALATPAAAAEMLYTVSSTASGTLAGQSFSGNFSITTIGDLATRKQCSNASGVIAGCYFVLNSSAVLKLGSLGEVTLTNPSVSFVNMPQNTFGFIEFYPPVPTGNTFAFVTTPSVFATWDGASSLGPISANLTASTFFRSFVDTSGGVLKLDPNRTPVAATFTASLRGAGVPEPATWMMAILGFGLTGAAMRRRRISAPVPSRP; translated from the coding sequence ATGCGCGGTTTCGTTACCGCATTCTGGGCGATTGTTGGTCTGGCATTGGCCACGCCGGCGGCCGCGGCCGAAATGCTGTACACCGTTTCGAGCACGGCGAGCGGCACTCTTGCCGGGCAGAGCTTTTCTGGCAATTTCTCGATTACGACGATCGGCGACCTTGCCACGCGTAAGCAGTGTTCAAACGCGAGCGGCGTGATCGCAGGTTGCTACTTCGTGTTGAACAGCAGCGCCGTGCTCAAGCTCGGCTCGCTCGGCGAAGTGACGCTGACCAATCCGAGCGTAAGCTTCGTCAACATGCCGCAGAACACGTTCGGCTTCATCGAGTTCTATCCGCCGGTGCCGACCGGTAATACGTTTGCCTTCGTCACGACGCCATCGGTGTTCGCGACTTGGGACGGCGCATCGAGCCTGGGCCCGATTTCGGCCAACCTGACGGCCAGTACTTTCTTCCGCAGCTTCGTCGATACCAGCGGCGGCGTCCTCAAGCTCGATCCCAACCGGACGCCGGTGGCGGCCACGTTCACGGCTTCGCTGCGTGGCGCCGGTGTGCCCGAGCCGGCCACCTGGATGATGGCCATTCTCGGCTTCGGGCTCACCGGCGCTGCGATGCGCCGCCGCAGGATCAGCGCGCCGGTGCCTTCTCGACCTTAG
- a CDS encoding ribonuclease D, producing MAVHFHEEDLPEGVLAPGPVAVDTETMGLITPRDRLCVVQISDGQGDEHLVRFAADSAYAAPNLKAVLADPSRLKLFHFARFDLAAIEHYLGVTAAPVFCTKIASKLTRTYTDRHGLKDIVRELLGKEISKQQQSSDWGGAVLSDAQQEYAASDVRHLHAMHAIFVEKLAREHRTELAQACFDFLPSRARLDLAGWPEHDIFSHE from the coding sequence ATGGCTGTCCATTTCCACGAAGAAGATCTCCCCGAAGGCGTGCTCGCGCCGGGTCCCGTCGCCGTCGATACCGAGACCATGGGGCTCATCACCCCGCGCGACCGGCTTTGCGTCGTACAGATTTCCGACGGGCAGGGTGACGAGCATCTCGTCCGCTTCGCCGCGGACAGCGCCTATGCCGCGCCCAACCTCAAGGCCGTGCTGGCCGACCCTTCGCGGCTGAAGCTGTTCCACTTCGCGCGCTTCGATCTCGCCGCGATCGAACACTATCTCGGCGTCACCGCCGCACCGGTGTTCTGCACCAAGATCGCCAGCAAGCTGACGCGGACCTATACCGACCGCCACGGCCTCAAGGACATCGTCCGGGAGCTGCTCGGCAAGGAAATCTCCAAGCAGCAGCAGTCGAGCGACTGGGGCGGCGCGGTGCTGTCCGACGCGCAGCAGGAATATGCCGCTTCGGACGTGCGCCATCTCCACGCCATGCACGCGATCTTCGTCGAGAAGCTGGCGCGCGAGCACCGCACCGAACTGGCCCAAGCCTGCTTCGATTTCCTGCCGTCGCGCGCCCGGCTCGACCTTGCCGGCTGGCCCGAGCACGACATCTTCAGCCACGAGTAA
- a CDS encoding LPS export ABC transporter periplasmic protein LptC: protein MTTQADIIRGKRQRFAAPGGFHDKLVGFLQKALPAGIGVVAAVMILVPLSPRHEISFLLDRNKVAVTPERIHVDKAKYRGEDDDGRPFELTAGSAIQPSPASPILDLTDLVASIQLKDGPAQLNAPGGNYNFDTSLVAVPGPVNFSASDGYSMVTNNVAIDLKTKRMAGAGGVSGTVPAGTFAANRIVGDLGERTVTLEGNARLHMTPGKMRMPQ from the coding sequence ATGACTACTCAGGCGGACATCATCCGGGGCAAGCGGCAGCGCTTCGCTGCACCCGGCGGATTCCACGACAAGCTGGTCGGCTTCCTGCAGAAGGCACTGCCGGCGGGGATCGGCGTAGTCGCCGCGGTGATGATCCTGGTGCCGCTAAGCCCACGCCACGAGATCAGCTTCCTGCTCGACCGCAACAAGGTGGCGGTGACGCCCGAGCGCATCCACGTCGACAAAGCGAAGTATCGCGGCGAGGACGACGACGGCCGGCCCTTCGAACTGACCGCCGGCAGCGCGATCCAGCCTTCGCCGGCTTCGCCGATCCTCGATCTTACGGATCTCGTCGCTTCGATCCAGCTCAAGGACGGCCCTGCCCAGCTCAATGCACCGGGCGGCAACTACAATTTCGACACCAGCCTGGTGGCGGTGCCCGGCCCGGTCAACTTCTCGGCCTCCGATGGCTACTCGATGGTGACCAACAACGTCGCCATAGATCTCAAGACGAAGCGCATGGCCGGCGCAGGCGGCGTTTCGGGGACGGTCCCCGCTGGCACTTTCGCCGCGAACCGGATAGTCGGCGATCTCGGCGAACGAACCGTGACGCTCGAAGGAAACGCAAGGTTGCACATGACGCCCGGCAAGATGAGGATGCCCCAATGA
- a CDS encoding LptA/OstA family protein, with protein sequence MTFRAASKIALGAFFLSGAALVGLQQLGAQAISGHDSNAPVDYAADRIELQDKANRVVLSGNVDITQGDLKMRAARTTVAYTNADALKIQRLDATGGVTVTRGNQSAKGDVAVYDFNRRIITMAGNVALRRGTDTLNGGRLVMDLNTGLSSVDGRPGGSSSALGGASGGGGRVSGSFSVPKRTN encoded by the coding sequence ATGACGTTTCGTGCAGCTTCCAAAATCGCGCTCGGCGCCTTTTTCCTGAGCGGCGCGGCGCTGGTCGGGCTGCAGCAGCTCGGCGCCCAGGCCATCAGCGGGCACGACAGCAACGCGCCGGTCGACTACGCGGCCGACCGCATCGAGCTGCAGGACAAAGCCAATCGCGTCGTCCTGTCTGGCAATGTCGACATCACCCAGGGCGATCTCAAGATGCGCGCCGCGCGCACCACGGTGGCCTATACCAACGCCGATGCGCTCAAGATCCAGCGGCTCGACGCGACCGGCGGGGTCACGGTGACGCGCGGCAATCAAAGCGCGAAGGGCGATGTCGCGGTCTATGACTTCAACCGCCGCATCATCACGATGGCGGGCAACGTCGCGCTGCGCCGCGGCACCGACACCTTGAACGGCGGCCGGCTGGTGATGGACCTCAACACCGGCTTGTCCAGCGTCGATGGCCGCCCCGGTGGCTCCTCCTCGGCGCTCGGCGGAGCGAGCGGCGGCGGTGGGCGCGTCTCGGGCTCGTTCTCGGTGCCCAAGCGCACCAACTAA
- a CDS encoding DMT family transporter, with protein MTHARSPLPFLSVTAGIATFSTMDALMKSASMAGGVYNALLLRSIIGGLLMLPIWLLARGRWPALAVLKIHALRSAVVAAMAGLFFWALVRLPMAEAMALSFIAPLIALYLAAVVLGETIRPTAIVASVLGLAGVAVITAARFSTESPAEAAPAIGAVLLSAFFYAWNLILQRQQALVAKPFDVALFQSLFMALFLILAAPVIMLAWKSAPAWPTPALLRDVTGAAVLAAIALMLLSWGYARAEAQALVPLEYTAFVWAALAGYVWFSEAVTAATIAGTALIVLGCWIATRSPATPTVPAAALPPAP; from the coding sequence ATGACGCACGCCCGCTCCCCACTACCATTCCTGTCGGTAACCGCGGGGATCGCCACCTTCAGCACGATGGACGCGCTGATGAAAAGCGCCTCGATGGCCGGCGGCGTCTACAATGCCCTGCTGCTGCGCTCGATCATCGGCGGTCTGCTGATGCTGCCGATCTGGCTGCTGGCACGCGGTCGTTGGCCGGCGCTGGCGGTCCTCAAGATCCACGCGCTCCGCTCTGCCGTGGTGGCGGCGATGGCCGGGCTGTTCTTCTGGGCGCTGGTGCGGCTGCCGATGGCGGAGGCCATGGCGCTGTCGTTCATCGCGCCGCTGATCGCGCTCTACCTCGCGGCGGTGGTCCTGGGCGAGACGATCCGGCCGACGGCGATCGTCGCCTCGGTGCTGGGGCTTGCCGGCGTCGCCGTGATCACCGCAGCGCGTTTCAGCACGGAAAGCCCCGCCGAGGCGGCGCCGGCGATCGGTGCGGTCCTGCTGTCGGCCTTCTTCTACGCCTGGAACCTGATCCTGCAGCGGCAGCAGGCGTTGGTGGCGAAACCCTTCGACGTGGCGCTGTTCCAGAGCCTGTTCATGGCGCTGTTCCTGATCCTTGCCGCGCCCGTGATCATGCTGGCCTGGAAGTCCGCCCCCGCCTGGCCGACTCCGGCCTTGCTGCGCGACGTCACGGGCGCCGCGGTCCTCGCGGCGATTGCGCTGATGCTGCTGAGCTGGGGCTATGCGCGCGCCGAGGCGCAGGCGCTGGTACCGCTCGAGTACACCGCCTTCGTCTGGGCGGCGCTGGCCGGCTACGTCTGGTTCAGCGAAGCCGTGACCGCGGCCACGATCGCCGGCACGGCGCTGATCGTCCTGGGCTGCTGGATCGCCACGCGCAGTCCGGCAACGCCGACGGTGCCCGCGGCCGCCCTGCCGCCGGCACCCTGA